In Carassius carassius chromosome 14, fCarCar2.1, whole genome shotgun sequence, the genomic stretch AGAACTTATATGACCATGTCTAatagggaatttacctggaaatCATCCACAGATGGAGTGGTTCGCTGTGCTGTGCGTCTACGGTGCCACTGGTGCAGCGTGTTACGCGTCTCAGAGCTCAGCACACAAGCTGCCTGGTCCTCCTGGAAGTTTTTGATGAGAGACATTGCGCCATATGCACTGGTCAAGTAGTAGCCTCCTACAATCAGATAAAAAACTGGAACATTAAAAAAGTTTGATACCCACTGAAATAGTGCAATAACTTCAGCAGTATTTGTGACAAATATGCGGAAACCAGGGTCTAATGTACCTTCTCCATGAAGCAGTGATGGGTCCAGTAACTCCATCATGTACTCTATTTCAGCATCCAGTTGTGGCATGTCACACTGGGCCATCACATATGTAAGCATGGGCAGGAAGTCATCTGCACCATACATCCTCCCTGCCATTGTAACAACAAAGATTGAAATCATGAATTGAAATCAAATTATGCAGAAGTATTATGGTCACACTCACGCATTTCACACAAATGCATTACGCTCATGTACCTGAGTTGTTCTCCATTATGGTGTAGATAAGCTTGCACACACTGAGAAGCTGAGACACCTTCTTCTCTGGCGAGTACATCTTGCACATGTTGTGGAACTTGTGGCGAATCTTCTCTATGGCCACAGAGTCAGGAGGCAGAGCTCCATCAACACCCATCTCCTGGGGTTGCTTGGCTTTGGCCAAAACCAGATTCTCCTTCAGCTGCTGCCAAGTCCCACTGCTCACCTGAAAGTCCCGCAGCGCGGTCTCTATTACAGTCTTCAGAGGCTTCAGCACACACTTGTGCATGGCTTTCTCCATCACCTGATCTATGGAGGAAAAATGACATTATATAATAACTGTATAGAAACACGTTAACATTAAATGCAGTTActggagttttcttttttttcttttttaaactgtatAAAATCGAAACGATCATTTAATGGTTCAGTTGGctaaggctgcatatatttgttCAAATTTACACTAATATTGGGAAACATCAcagttataatttaatatattttaaaaagctatttatttctgtgatggcaaagctgaattctcagcagcccccattccagtcttcagtgtcacataatccttcagaaatcattcgaattCTTGCTATAGAAGTATTTTCTTTAGTAAGAAACCAGAAATCACACTCATTTATATAAACTTGATGATCATGTTATCCACCATGATTAAACAAAATATCCAAATTACACCACATTTGATTTGGTGGACTCTGAAAACAGAAATAGAAACTATAAAAGGCAGaggaacagaaaaacaaaaacctgGAACgtacaaataaaaaagtgaacAGAATGTCCGTGGGCAAGTCTATTTGTGAATGAAAGGACTGTGACCATGAGTATATTGACTGGGATCTATGACATGGTTTGTTCCATTTCCTACTTTGAAGGGGAATACCTGCCCATAGTATTTTTACACCTGCTTTTCCGAAACTcttcaacatttacaaaatgtCTCCTGACAGCACAAGAATCTCTATGCTCACACATGAGCCAATGCAACAGGTTTTGTCTTGTAACTTTGATTGTGCAAGCAGTGCTTGAAATGACACTTAAACTGTAAAATCAGCTATAAACTAGAAGTGTATGAGTAACTAAAGTCATCTGATCTTAAGAGCAGAATGTAATGTTTTATGGGGCTTTGGAAACTGCTGACAACACTGCTTCTGTCAGCACACTGGACCACTGAGGAAAGCAACACCAGCATAATAAGTGCTCTGACAACTCACACACATGCTTTGGCAGCactttatacttttttaaatatataatagcaAATCActctatgtatatatttttataccttTATTGCTAGATGATTTCGAATCGACTTGACAGTTTACCCTTCATTTATCGTAATTGTCTTAATCATGTGCGTCTGGAGGATGACTCAACTGCTTGTGACTGTAACTGCTTGGCAAAcctgttttaaaaaatgaagtaaaCTAAACTTTTAGAGATTCAAATCATCTCAAGGTAAAGAGTAAAAACACACATAGGCTGCTTGTTGGCAGTCCTCTCAATGGGGCCAAATGTTATCAACTAGTGTCCACAACAATAGCAGCTTTAACCGGTCAAAGCTATAGCAACATCACCTCCATTCACAAGAAATTATCCATCAGCATAACTAATAAATAGCCAGTCATAGTCAGTTTGACATCACTTTAACAGATTCTGTTGCAAAATGTGTTTACATGGTTGTCAGTCCCAAGAGAGAGCAGAGAGCACGGTAAATAAGCAAGGCTGCTCTTACGTCTGTGAGTGATGCAGAGAGCTCTGCTGATGAAGGGCGGCACAGAGCTAAAGATTTAGAGGAAATGAAACGGTTTGCAGTTccacttaaattatttttttctttggaagAACCACAGATGCAGTGGAATGGAAGGAATTGGGAGGGGTACAGGTGTTAGTTCTgtaacatttgattttatttaatctgtaaaatgtagtataaatattaaatttaatgctCTAGACTACACTGTGTCTGTATATGCCTGTTATTAACTCAAGTAACAAAACAAGTACAATCAGAAAAATCAAACatctcttttaaataaaattgcatttattgCCTACTTTAATGCTATAATATAACGTGAGTTGTGCCAGACTTTTAAACCTATTTTTTAACCTTACTTACATAGAACAGAGGTGAGAAATTAAATGTTTGCTGCACAGCACAATTTACTTAAGTAGCATAATGGGGTAATTTatcagatttttaaaaatattttataatggaATGTATACTGtcttttaaatttgaattatttagtAATTTTGGCCCTTAATAGGATGCCATAAGACAGCAGGACAACAGGAAACCACAGCAGTGATGGCGACAGGAATGTTTACAGGAATGTGGCTTAAATTAGAAACACTCATCCGTCAAGGCCACCTTGAAAGACTATCTTCCATGGCTTGTTAACATCCCCTTCAAATCTCCTGTCCTCCTCAGCGTCGCTCCTACATAGtgctctttctgtctctcacGCTCTGTGTCTACGCTGCAGACTGGGAAATGAAGCCGCAGGAATGACAGGAGAAGTGAATCCACTGATGCTTCCCACACAAGAAGTACACACTAGTGCTTGGGTTAGGAGACAAGGCCAAAAAGTACGTCACCGCACAGAACAAAAGGCACACACAAACTAAACCAgacaaacagagcaaataaaatcCCCCTCACAGTCTATTCACCCCTCCAATTAAAAGAAGTCTTTCAGGAAAACGAATGATAACTTTAAAATGAATCTCTACTTTCAGACGTGTTTTAAGGAAGTGCTCAGAATAGAGCCGaggcacaacaacaacaaaaaaatccttGTCCTGAATGAGCAACAATGAGTCTTTCCAGATACATCTAGATAAAACAGAGTGTCTTAATCCTGTTATGACTCAAAAATGAGTGACAAGAGCTGGAACACGGACTTATCTCTATTTAAAAATAGAGGGTGACATTAATGTCAAAGGTCATTAACTGTGcattcaagcttttttttttaagtcacagaATAGGATTTCTCTCTATGGCGGCATAATCTCATTGCTACAGCCTTTATTGTGCTGGGCTTGTTTAAACACAACACTAACATAACAAAACGTGCCAGTACACATAGGCAGCTGCATCAGGTTAGGAGCTCTGAACAAAGATCCTTTTTTTCTTGCCTGACACCCACATACTCAATGTCTGAATCAACAAGCAGGATGGGTTACGGTGGATCGTAGAAGAGACACTGGCTCGTTTGGCTGAAGTTCGTTCTGGGAACATCTGGAAAGTGATCTATTTCTTAAAACACATAGCAGAGCAGGCCTTTGTTTACAATcgtgagagagagacaaagaggaggaggaggatgctcAGGGCAAAGGATGATGCAAATTTGCTGGAGGACCAAAACAAAATCCGGCTGAGCTGAAAATCATCCAACATACTACCCACGTTAACCTGAACCAATTTCATGATAACTAAACCGCTTTTGCATGTTTATATACTGGGCTTTTACAGTTAGTGTGTCATTGTATAAAGTATAGAATTGCTTGTTGTTACTGACTGTGAAAGACGTGTGGCCAGTTATACAAAGCCATACTAATGGATCTCTGCCCACACATGAATATGCCAGTGTACATCTCAGCTCAATGTGCCTTGTGTGTGCCGCTCACGCTGAGTAAAATGCCTCCAGGCTGAGATAAACATGCACAAGTGTTTTgtctcatgcacacacactcacaagttTAACCCTTAGCATTCATTTCTTATGGTGTATTTGTTGGTTTCGACACATATTTTACAGTTTGCAGTAGTACAATGGTGTCAAAGGCAGTAAACATGTCATTTTGGCATTCTAAttaattcacattcacatttgtTGTGCTTCATatctaatattattaaaatgtttgcattttattttttatgttctgtgTTTTATTTGTAGTCTTCCAATGCTAGGAAAAAAGGTCATATTTGTTGTGTCATGAGCAGTGGGCAAATGGAGACAGAGTGGTGCCTCATTTTACAGGAAGGTTTTGATTAGAAACAGTCTGTCTAGGCAACCTCAGCCAGAGAGACTCAGTCCCAATGTTTCTTAACCACAAAACAGCCTTGGGCTTTTCTCAATGTCACTTTTCCATCCTACAGCCCCTTAAAAATGCGCAATATTCTGATGCACAGCTGACTGTTCTTAATAGTTCACTAACGCAAAAACATGCATATCGATTCCGTCTATAGAATATGTGCTCTGTCCTTAGTAATTGCATTATCGCTGCATTAACCTGTTTAAtagttaaaatgtaaatgtaaaatgtttaccAATAGTCAGTGCAAATATGAATTCCTCTCATCCTCTGTATTGAGAGTAAGTTAATTAACATCGACAAGATCATTAAGTGCCTTAATACTGCAGAGAAGTGTCAGTTAAGTGTGTTTAGTACTAACTGGCCCAGCCCCAAATGGCACATTTGATGTGTACTTGTGCTCTTGCGATGGCTGCTGCATGCTTGTGAAGTCCATGAGACCACAAAATATCGCATTTGTAAGGCCGCAGGGGCTTATGGtggcatttgggacagggccaaagGTATCACTGCAAGAATTACGTAATGTGCTCATGCGGCAAGAAAATATGAAATCAGTGTTCACTGCTCAATGGAACTTGATTCAGCTAGGTATTTGCCTTTCATTAAAACAACTAAGATGGACAGTTTGCAGCTACAGTCTAGTCCGTATAGCTGATGCCCTAAACATATGACATACTTGATAATGTAAGCTTGCACATCATTAAAACGCATCACTCCACCACCTATTATCATAGACAATACATGTTGCATACCCCTTCTTCCTTTGTATAATTATTGGCACCAGGGCAACAATTCAATTTCCCTTTCCTAGCATGGAACAGTTTTACTGAAGGAAGGAAGCCTTACCTATTTGATCCTCCGGGATAAGTGACTCAATTGGCGGGTTAAGCTCTGAGCTCTGCAGCAGGTAGGACTTCATCTGAGTCATGAACTGCCTGAGAGTATGCAGCAGGTCCAAGCCTGATGTGTGGCAGCCGCGGTTCTCCTGCAAGAAGCTCACATAGTCCTGCACAAGGCAGCCAAAGTAAGTCCCTTTGTCCCTGGATTGCTCAACAATCTTCCGAATGGCTCTCTTCTCGGGCGTCATCAAAGAATTGAGAACGCTGCTCATCTTGCGCAATTGTCCTCTCAGTGCACGATGCAGCATGAACGTACCAGCGCCATTCTGCTTCTTTGACTTGAAGGGTGGTGGCACCTCCTGGTCGCTTTCCAAGTTGATGCCATCATCCTCTTCCTCGTCTTCCTCCTCCAGGCTGCTGTCACCAGTGGGCAGCTCGGTTCTAGAGGGACTGGCCTCCATGGGCAGCGAAAAGCCGTGGGTGAAGTCGAGAGAGTCTGAGGATGAGGTGGAGATGCTGATATCGCTCAGACGCTCTCGTCCGGTGGAGCAGTGTTCATCTGCAGGGCTGCCATTCTCCAGGGCGGTGGAGTTGCGTGAGGACATCTTGGCCAAGCTCCAAGACACGGCTTCCTCAATGGTCTGGTCATCCAGGGCCATGTGGCAGCGGAGGCCATCTGCATCAAGCAGACCGGAGGAATTCTTATTGCGGGATGAGGGCACCAGGATAGATTTACTGAGCTTTTTGGGTGGGGAGGATGAGGGTGACAAGGAACTGAAGGATGATCCCAACCTCCCCAGCAGGCTGCTTTTTTCCTGAGGTGTTTTGATCCAACAGACCGTCTCAGGCATGGTCTTCTGTTTACGAAGAACTGCAGATCTGCTGGAGGCAAAGCGGGGAGGTGGGGGCCGAGGTGGTGGGGATCTCTCGCTCTTGGATCTACTCCCACTtgtgtgtgatttgttttgcGTGCTTTTTGCACGGCAAAAGACGCTGTCTTCCCTGTTCTGGCGATCTGCGTTGCCCGGGGGTGATTCTTGCTTTTTAGGTGAAGGGTTAGTTTGGTGTGTCTGCAGGAAGAGGGGATTGATGAAGCACAGCGCTCCGTTGGATTGACTGCATTCAAGTTCAGAAGGGGTCCGTGTGAATGGGATGGCCGGAACACTTGGGGATAACCACTGTTTGAGTCTCTGTTGTGAAATTTCACACACAGTCTCCCCAGACACAGAAGACTTCCTCTTATTGTACAGTTCGGAGTCCCAGAAACCTGCATGAAAAGAACAACACAATGAggctccattaaaaaaaattaaatttggaTTTAAAAATTCTTGCTCAATTTCTGCTCAACTTAGGTGGCATTTAACAATATGACAGCTGAATCATACTTTTCACACAATCACAGAAGAGTATTacagaacaaacaaataaaaaaggaagtcatttaaaaaaattccagATATCAAGGTACAATTTCAAGTGATTGACAGAAAAGCTGAAGAATATCAGCAGACACTCTAGATAATGCTTCTGAAAGGCTTATCCTACAAGTTCAAGCACTGGCATACTGAACACACTAACATAATATAGTGTGCACAAACACAAAACCACAAAATTCCATGACAGATCTAATGGGGAAAATCATTGAAACACTGAACAAAATCCTgaaacaaataagacaagaacggGAGAATTAAACTTACGCTACTAATCCTCAAGTCTTCTCTTCAGACTGTTTGTAAATAGCTTGAGCACAAAAGTTTACACGTCTACACTTCATGCAGCGACTCGGCTGTCTGAGTTGTGAGTGGTAGAGTAGTGCTGATATTCACACAGTGAATGGTGTGAGTCATGCATGCTGATGAGGAGGAGGGAAGAGGACAGCCACTGGAGCTCTCTGTTCCTCCTCTCTTACAGCGCCCTCGTTCATACTAAACACCACCCCTTCAAATGTTTTCATGTGATGCAATACAAGTGACtgtcttttctttgtttcttttttatgtgATCTTGCATGTTCAGAAAACTAATACTTTTTACTTTGATGATGTTCCAGTTTTGGGGAATCAAGACTATAACTATGGATATCAAATAGAAaagatataaaaacaataaacaacagtGGAAGCTGTGCCCCTTAAGAATAATGTGTGAATTCATTTACTAATAAATTGTAACATTTTTGGAATAACATTTAGCATGTACAGGATGAtgcataatttaatatatttttaaggtAAAGTGAAATTTTTGCCAATTAAGTTTagaacataactggtgtcagaacagcagatgaaaaagtaaaaaaaaaatattaatgtcccAGTATCCCAGTGGcacatgcataataataataattgactgGAACtgatatattgaaataaaaatcataacCATTCAATAAATGTGCTGAGATGGGATTTAGTGACATCTATGGCCATGAGGAAAATTAACATGCCCTTTTTTTCTACAGACATGTTTTCATTGTAAAGACaaggaaaatatttacatttggtTATTTATCAGAATCATTAATCCGAAGCGCAATATTTAACTTTAGTGATTTATGATGACAGTCACGTTTAAAGTACTGCAACACCAAAATCACCAAGAAAGTTACAACAGAAATACAGGTGTTACAGGAAACCTGTCtgtctttttaaatttattttctggATAAGTCTCTGCCGACTCTTAACTGATGCCATCTGAGATAAGAGTGGGAAGCGTTCGCGTTACTCAGATCAGTTCTGCTGAAATGACACCTGTACAGAAGTGGCATAACTGGAAACCTACACCCATGTTTACAGTTGTACTATTCTTTTATCTACTCTCATTTTTCTTTCACTCATTTTCCATTTTCAACTCATTTCTTGTCCTCTATTCATCCCTATTATAGTCATTATAGTCAGTCAATGCTGAAATTTTGCCTTGGTGGAGTATCTCTTGGATTAAATCCTAGTATGGAGGTACCACACCTGTCACGCCTCTGAGCTTTATCCTGAACGGCCGTTTCAGCATTCATTACAGTCTAACCGTATTATTACAGATGGCATTCTTTAAAAGAGAAGATACACTACCTGCCAAGATCTGTCTCACCTATCCCATTCAGACTGCATGGTCTTCTGAGGAAAATATGTTCCCCTCTGAGATTTCAAGTATGTCACTGcacaaaaataaaagctcatACTGTTTCTAAGCTTCATCTTATTtctcttaaaataaaaacaactcttAGATTAAAAAGTATCCCTAAACAAGTCATTTACTGATATTTACTGATACTTaatgatatttttaaaataaaatgtggagCTTTTTACCTCAAGTCAAACCATTCCaccatataattaaataaagctaaagggatcatttcttttttaatgaaCCTCAGTTTTGTGTTTAGGATTTCATGCGTCTCAGTACAAGAATGTTGCACCTCACATATGTCAAGTAAGGTGCAAAATTACGACATGTAGTCTGAATCAGACACAAAGCACACCGGCAgatctctgtttgacagaaataaTTACTTGCGTCAAACACATCTGTGGTCAATTTCACCTAGTCAAAATCTCATTGTGTGTTTGCTGGCAGAGTAACACCTGTACAGTCAATGCTCCAGGACATATCTGACTTGTTCTTCACAACATGTTGTCGCACTACAAATCCAACATATTCATCAGTATGTTTACATACAGCCTGTAGGTCTCAGGCTTTAAgacttaaaaacaataaaaagatgcTGAATTTGTTACCTCTTTTAGTCGGTCACTCCAATACTgtttattagggatgcacaaaATACAGATATCATAATTGATAGCGGCccatattggatatttaattgttcatACTCATTTCCCCAAATTACATTTAGATTTCCTTTGATGTTTACACTCACTTAAATTCAATCTTGGAAAATCTAATAACTGTTAAATTGAATCTGGAGCAAATGTCAAAAAGAACATACATTAAAGAAAACAgtacagaattttaatattggccGTTAATTGGTTATTATGGGCCAACATGAAAATAACTAGCAATTTATTGTCATAGGCAagaattttaaaatgtgtatcacttttgcatatatatatgctGTGCATTATGTCTTAATGTTAGGGGTGCAtgatatatatcggccgatgattaatgcgcatctcatcagtaaagccggttatctaatccgtggtaaattccatcaggtgcgtgatttcacatagagcagctgttaccacacagagccgttgttaactgacaagctgcgcaaatccacgttcattatagggctgggcgataaataGATTTTATCGATTAACTTGAATGTGTAGTTTACATCGATCTGTTTGAAGGAAACCGGTTTTATTTTTAACATCCGCCAACGCTCCACTCAGGGCTCCCGTAGTTCCGAATGGGCTCAACCCTCCCTCCGCGCGTTTGCCATAGGGACATGTTGCTGAGTGAGCGAGATGTTCCTCCCTACGAAATGAACTAGACCGCGGCAGTACAAGCACACCCGCCAAAAAAGCAACCTGCAGCAGTGTTGCGCGACTCGCCAAGCTTTTACCTTTGTGGCTCGCATGGCAGTAGATAATACGATGATATGAGCATGCAGTCAATAAagatatttcataaaaacattaaaaacaaacatggcTATAATATAAACCAGTAATAAACTCACAccatgtctacaccggacgcgagtggagcgatccaacaaaagaaTAGAACCCAGTGATGTTCAATACACTGGATGTGGTGTGATGCGACTCGATCCCCAGTAAACCGATGCCTTGTTCTATTTATGAAGAAATATACTGACACTACGTTCAGATGATTTGCAACTGTAGTGTggtgtcatcaagtttagacagacTTTTGGCGCAGTGGCGCGACACAACTCTCGCGTCTAGTTAGacagtgtctgctctatttacaaataatttatatttatatatatatatatatatatatatatatttttttttttttttttaaactaaaacagCGGCATTacaagatggaaatatagactagaaaatatatttacacttgctcTGTCCTACGTCCATGACACCGACTCTCTGCGGAGttgccagttttaatcttaacagcttTTGACAGCTCTTAACTCTGAGTGTGCACTTGGATTGTTAGAtacatgatgggctagtataaaaaaaaaaaacttaaggtctttccagcattaaggtaatactgcttttttttaacatcttgTCCCAGTTATACATTTGACTGGTAAATGATAAAGaattatattaaaacttgtttggAACAATTTCTTTGTCATCTGAATATTGATTTTATCGATTTTGTATCGTAAATCAGATTTATTGTGAAAAAaaggccatatcgcccagccctagttcattatcagcttggatttgcacatcttgtcagtaaatcACTTGTCACTAAATGCTTCAACCATATCAAACTGCTGAATGCTCAACTATGAATAAACTGATAACACTGACTGCCAATAAAACTCTGACCTGAATTTAAgatgaaatgcaaacaacatcTGCATAAGGTTTACAGTAACACACTATTACACCCAGTCACACAGACAAACAATAAACACATAAAAAGCTGAGGGTCATTAGAGGAGTAGTTATGCTGTCTGTGTGAGCAATGCTGAAACTCAACAGTCAGCAGTTAAGCTCAGTAAAATTCTGGAAAACAAACATTCATGCATGGGGAATACAACTCACCTCTTCCTAACTGAGCCACCTCCTCCAGATCTTTAGGGGTCTTTGCAGCTGCGATGGCCTCTGGCAGCTTCAGTGTGAATGGCAGAACATCCCTAAAGTGGACATATGGATGTTAAGAAGtgctaaaacattacaaaaatgctTCAAAAGAATGTTAGAGTGATGAGACGACAAGTACTTAAAAACTAAACAGCAAGAAAATCCGGGCTGAGAGTTGTTGTGTGCACTAATGGAGAGAGTGAAAGAAAGAATGAGtcagactcagagagagagagagagagagagagagagagagagagagagagagagagagagagagagaaatagctGTAAATCAGAGCATGTGGTTGAGTTTGGCAGAGAGAGGGCTGTGTTTATCCACTGACTTTTCTGCATGGCATTGACACAGACCTTGCGTGGATTTGTTACGTCTCGCAAACCTCTTTGTTACAGAACTCTTTATGGGTGAACTCTAACTATGTAAACAGGTATAACTTTGACAGACTAACTTCAAGCAAAAGGAGACCGCTCTAGTCAGACCATTCCTTCCTGTTATTTTTCGTGTTGGTCTTTAACACTGGAATGCAGCTCAAACAGCATCATCTGGTTTTACTTTACCACAAACATTTTGGTTTATTCTGAGAACTTCAGGAGATTTTCTGAAAGGTGCACCCCTCCTCTTCCATTGGCTGGTCAAACAGACTGTCCCAACTCAAATTCACTCCATTGGTTGAGTTAATAGTTTTGCGCTGAGTCTGGAATCTATGCTTGTGTAATCATTACTAGTTGAGTCTTCACCAGTTTAGACTTTCTTCAGGATAAAGCAGGAATTCtcataaattattaatatctACACCAACAAAGCCAAAAAAGGTCACTGTCCActcattaataaatataaaatacaactaaacaaGCTGTTTTTGCAGACggtttttttttctgagtggGATCCTCTTACCTGCTGATACAGCAGAAAGCCACTAGTCGAAAGAGGTCTGCAAAGCTGATCCCTGAGCCCTCCAGAGAAAAGGCTgtaataaagacacacacacaccacagtaaGTTACACACCACAGGAATTGCTATTGGAAAAACTGAAATGACCTAACAGTCTCTCTCTAAGGGAAACAAGCCAAACAGAGCCAAATTTGCACATTTAAACATCCTTCACACAAGTTGCACAGGATCTGACCCACTTAACTGTATGACTGTATTGGCAGAAAGTGACAAAGACAGAGAAATACAGAGAGATGGGACTGAAGCAGAGTACATGAACTGTGTTGATGGAGATAAAACAGTGAACTGATTTCATATGAGTAGAATAACAGCATAGCACAACTGGAGCTTGATCCATACAAGTACTTCTAGTTTCACGGGGCCTCATTTATGAAACATAAGAAGAACAGATTTTTgcgtaaactaaaacaaaaaataaattctgtaatTGCAAACATATTACAAAAGAATATTTATGAACAATTCATACATTCCATAAAAGTTCTGTTTCCAACCAAATaattgatacttttttcaggattctttgatgaatagaaagttcacatTTAAAATAGAACTCTTTTGTAACTTTAGAAATAAACTATTTTGACTTTCACtttatgatcaatttaatgcatcatcgctgattattaactttttaaatacaaaacaaaaatacatactgACCcagaacttttgaatggtagtgtatgctgTGTACTGTACATGACACTACATGTATATCATACTGATATTCAGTACCACAGGCCTCTTATAGCCATGTAACAAgaaatgtgtctttttttctaTTCCAAATAATTAGACAGGAAATGGACAGGTACAAAACAACCAAAAACTCCAAGCAAGAGGAAGTGAAAAAGATgatgtaaatacacacactataAGTGGTCTTCTAATGGAAATAAACTTAGTATATCACTTACTATATTGGCTCTCTTTAACTGGGAAGTCCCGAACAATCAGTATGTCACTGTCCATACGTAGGGAAATCACTTTTTTCTGCAGTTTATAACACCTCCTCACCACAAAACTCTAGATAGACCAGACACACAAATAAACTGCACTGACCATGGTAAAACATAAATAACAAAAGAACCTATTGTTGTGAAGCAAGGTGGCTTTTGTCATTACCCCTGCCGGCTGCGGCTGCAGAATGCGTCTGGCTTCCTCATCGCTGAGAGACAGTAGCAACCATACAGAGTGTGTCTGCATCAGTCTGTCCAGGATACTCATACGTCTGCGTAGAGAGTCATATCCAGAATCCCTCACACCAGGTGTACCAGCGCAGGCAGAAGACTGAAGGAAAAGACCGCTGACCTCTCCTTCCAGACTACAGACAGACACATAGAGAGAAAGAAACTTTTATTTCACAACAACACAAGATCAAAACCACACTtggtttaaagcagtggttgtcaaatgatttcaggTTGCAGAACCTGTAAGAATCCCAATCTACTTCCGATAACAGCTATATAGGGAAATATTTTTGCAATTGAAATGAACTGTTTTCTGTgttaatatatcttaaaatgtaatttattattttatatccctctgtcacatgatcctataaaaatcattttaatatgctgatttagtactca encodes the following:
- the LOC132157063 gene encoding ras and Rab interactor 2-like isoform X1, with the protein product MSTEMMMQSCLMDRSSSFFKLIDTFSTEISELKQEMVQPAREPQTEILQGLEGEVSGLFLQSSACAGTPGVRDSGYDSLRRRMSILDRLMQTHSVWLLLSLSDEEARRILQPQPAGSFVVRRCYKLQKKVISLRMDSDILIVRDFPVKESQYTFSLEGSGISFADLFRLVAFCCISRDVLPFTLKLPEAIAAAKTPKDLEEVAQLGRGFWDSELYNKRKSSVSGETVCEISQQRLKQWLSPSVPAIPFTRTPSELECSQSNGALCFINPLFLQTHQTNPSPKKQESPPGNADRQNREDSVFCRAKSTQNKSHTSGSRSKSERSPPPRPPPPRFASSRSAVLRKQKTMPETVCWIKTPQEKSSLLGRLGSSFSSLSPSSSPPKKLSKSILVPSSRNKNSSGLLDADGLRCHMALDDQTIEEAVSWSLAKMSSRNSTALENGSPADEHCSTGRERLSDISISTSSSDSLDFTHGFSLPMEASPSRTELPTGDSSLEEEDEEEDDGINLESDQEVPPPFKSKKQNGAGTFMLHRALRGQLRKMSSVLNSLMTPEKRAIRKIVEQSRDKGTYFGCLVQDYVSFLQENRGCHTSGLDLLHTLRQFMTQMKSYLLQSSELNPPIESLIPEDQIDQVMEKAMHKCVLKPLKTVIETALRDFQVSSGTWQQLKENLVLAKAKQPQEMGVDGALPPDSVAIEKIRHKFHNMCKMYSPEKKVSQLLSVCKLIYTIMENNSGRMYGADDFLPMLTYVMAQCDMPQLDAEIEYMMELLDPSLLHGEGGYYLTSAYGAMSLIKNFQEDQAACVLSSETRNTLHQWHRRRTAQRTTPSVDDFQNYLRVALQDAGSGCTAKTLQVHPYATTEEVCQICADKFKISDPENYALFLLTDETTQQLAPDTHPQRIKAELHSRSQPQLYYFVYRQIQNLNVPSDQLYENTSPN
- the LOC132157063 gene encoding ras and Rab interactor 2-like isoform X2, producing MILQWNVLIDTFSTEISELKQEMVQPAREPQTEILQGLEGEVSGLFLQSSACAGTPGVRDSGYDSLRRRMSILDRLMQTHSVWLLLSLSDEEARRILQPQPAGSFVVRRCYKLQKKVISLRMDSDILIVRDFPVKESQYTFSLEGSGISFADLFRLVAFCCISRDVLPFTLKLPEAIAAAKTPKDLEEVAQLGRGFWDSELYNKRKSSVSGETVCEISQQRLKQWLSPSVPAIPFTRTPSELECSQSNGALCFINPLFLQTHQTNPSPKKQESPPGNADRQNREDSVFCRAKSTQNKSHTSGSRSKSERSPPPRPPPPRFASSRSAVLRKQKTMPETVCWIKTPQEKSSLLGRLGSSFSSLSPSSSPPKKLSKSILVPSSRNKNSSGLLDADGLRCHMALDDQTIEEAVSWSLAKMSSRNSTALENGSPADEHCSTGRERLSDISISTSSSDSLDFTHGFSLPMEASPSRTELPTGDSSLEEEDEEEDDGINLESDQEVPPPFKSKKQNGAGTFMLHRALRGQLRKMSSVLNSLMTPEKRAIRKIVEQSRDKGTYFGCLVQDYVSFLQENRGCHTSGLDLLHTLRQFMTQMKSYLLQSSELNPPIESLIPEDQIDQVMEKAMHKCVLKPLKTVIETALRDFQVSSGTWQQLKENLVLAKAKQPQEMGVDGALPPDSVAIEKIRHKFHNMCKMYSPEKKVSQLLSVCKLIYTIMENNSGRMYGADDFLPMLTYVMAQCDMPQLDAEIEYMMELLDPSLLHGEGGYYLTSAYGAMSLIKNFQEDQAACVLSSETRNTLHQWHRRRTAQRTTPSVDDFQNYLRVALQDAGSGCTAKTLQVHPYATTEEVCQICADKFKISDPENYALFLLTDETTQQLAPDTHPQRIKAELHSRSQPQLYYFVYRQIQNLNVPSDQLYENTSPN